From Thermoplasmata archaeon, a single genomic window includes:
- a CDS encoding HAD-IB family phosphatase has translation MLPRGGDTEAREVSRGAWPGAPEDGGLGWPCLAQLRMELRDVEQPTEIAGVRWDGGVMETERARGQVREQNRARGATPRPACRSRPQGIGQPRLAILCDFDGTVTVEEVSVSILERFSGGRWRSADRALREGRITLRETMEREFSQVRATPGEIGRFVRGIHLRPGFGELLEWARAEGAPVVIVSEGLDFYIRSFLRERGLRVPFMANRAVFTKIGIRVQHPHASPLCGLCGNCKRAHIEAFRRGGFRTVFIGDGISDRCAAQHADVVFARGNLLRHCRSSGIGCVPYDDFFDVLWALRRITARGRKEAAAAERTKTKRSGRDRE, from the coding sequence GTGCTTCCCCGCGGAGGCGATACCGAGGCTAGGGAGGTCTCGCGGGGAGCGTGGCCGGGAGCCCCGGAGGACGGAGGATTAGGCTGGCCCTGTCTCGCCCAGCTCCGGATGGAGCTGAGAGATGTTGAACAGCCGACGGAAATCGCCGGGGTGCGATGGGACGGGGGGGTTATGGAAACGGAGCGGGCCCGCGGGCAGGTGCGCGAGCAGAATCGCGCCAGAGGGGCAACTCCCCGGCCTGCATGCCGGTCCCGTCCTCAGGGAATAGGGCAGCCCCGCCTGGCCATTCTCTGCGACTTCGATGGAACCGTCACGGTCGAGGAGGTCTCTGTATCCATCCTGGAGAGGTTCAGCGGGGGGCGCTGGAGGTCCGCAGACCGGGCGCTGCGCGAGGGGCGCATCACCCTGCGCGAGACGATGGAGAGGGAGTTCTCGCAGGTCAGGGCGACCCCAGGGGAAATCGGAAGGTTCGTCCGTGGAATTCACCTGAGGCCGGGCTTCGGGGAGCTGCTGGAGTGGGCGCGCGCGGAGGGCGCTCCCGTGGTCATCGTGAGCGAGGGCTTGGACTTCTACATCAGGAGTTTTTTGCGCGAGAGGGGCCTGAGGGTCCCCTTCATGGCGAACCGCGCGGTTTTCACTAAAATCGGGATACGAGTCCAGCACCCCCACGCCAGCCCTCTTTGCGGCCTCTGCGGGAATTGCAAGAGAGCTCATATCGAGGCCTTCAGGAGAGGGGGCTTCCGGACCGTCTTCATCGGCGACGGAATCTCGGACCGCTGCGCCGCGCAGCACGCGGACGTCGTCTTCGCCAGAGGAAACCTCCTGAGGCACTGCAGGTCCTCCGGAATCGGCTGCGTCCCCTACGACGACTTCTTCGACGTCCTCTGGGCGCTCCGCAGAATCACCGCGAGGGGGAGGAAGGAGGCGGCCGCCGCCGAGAGAACGAAGACGAAGAGGAGCGGGAGGGACAGGGAGTAG
- a CDS encoding C15orf41 family protein, with product MNQDEYRQIAARLNDVDDIKKVAREVGIPEELALVIYTQRVTRDATSRFYVIKNQIGRIAQQYDRGVPLVELARRLRFPPVLLAYLLFLHKGMPRKQFWSLVHKPELACDPRMRRELAAALEKDVVYSPKGEELQRLRGQEGERRLFEWLDRRGIKYMTEKDLKKLRDRYTKTPDVLFMKPVTIKGRRVSWIESKANFGDVVELRRNLRKQLLPYVKLFGNGMVVYWFGFVSDVEAPPGVLVVDGTFFSEGPGGKGGGPEEKCFPAEAIPRLGRSRGERGREPRRTED from the coding sequence ATGAACCAGGACGAATACCGTCAGATCGCCGCCCGCCTGAATGATGTTGACGACATAAAGAAGGTGGCGCGTGAGGTCGGGATACCTGAGGAGCTGGCGCTCGTGATATACACCCAGCGCGTCACGAGGGACGCAACGAGCAGGTTCTACGTCATCAAGAATCAGATCGGGAGAATTGCCCAGCAGTACGATCGCGGCGTCCCTCTGGTCGAGCTCGCGCGGAGGCTCAGGTTCCCGCCAGTGCTCCTTGCCTACCTCCTCTTTCTGCACAAGGGCATGCCCCGGAAGCAGTTCTGGAGCCTTGTGCACAAGCCCGAACTCGCTTGCGACCCGAGGATGAGGCGGGAGCTCGCCGCGGCCCTCGAGAAGGACGTGGTCTACTCCCCGAAAGGCGAGGAGCTCCAAAGGCTCAGGGGGCAGGAGGGGGAGAGGAGGCTCTTCGAGTGGCTGGATAGGCGGGGGATAAAGTACATGACCGAGAAGGACCTGAAGAAGCTCAGGGACCGCTACACGAAGACGCCCGACGTCCTCTTCATGAAGCCCGTGACCATAAAGGGCAGGAGGGTCTCGTGGATAGAGTCCAAGGCCAACTTTGGCGACGTCGTCGAGCTCAGGAGGAACCTCAGGAAGCAGCTTCTCCCCTATGTCAAGCTCTTCGGCAACGGGATGGTGGTCTACTGGTTCGGCTTCGTGTCGGACGTCGAGGCCCCGCCGGGCGTCCTTGTTGTGGATGGTACATTCTTCTCCGAGGGGCCCGGCGGGAAGGGCGGGGGGCCGGAGGAGAAGTGCTTCCCCGCGGAGGCGATACCGAGGCTAGGGAGGTCTCGCGGGGAGCGTGGCCGGGAGCCCCGGAGGACGGAGGATTAG
- the rpiA gene encoding ribose-5-phosphate isomerase RpiA: protein MAGRGGGLAAVKPGASIEELKALAGRRGAGLVRDGMVVGLGTGSTARHAILALGERVREGLRIVGVPTSLESERLARECGIPLTTLDEHPEIDVTIDGADEVDPRLNLVKGLGGALLREKLVALATRREVIVVDGSKLVERLGTRAPVPVEVVRFGHTLTARRLAALGCAPALRMAGGGSAAGGPYVTDNGNLIYDCRFAGIPDPARLERELRAVPGVVESGIFVGLAHLVIVASAEGVREIRRPEE, encoded by the coding sequence ATGGCCGGTCGAGGAGGGGGGCTGGCGGCCGTGAAACCCGGCGCATCAATCGAGGAGCTGAAGGCCCTCGCGGGCCGGAGGGGCGCGGGGCTGGTTCGCGACGGCATGGTGGTCGGTCTCGGGACGGGCTCAACCGCCAGACACGCGATTCTGGCCCTCGGCGAGAGGGTGAGGGAGGGGCTGAGGATTGTTGGCGTCCCCACTTCGCTCGAGAGCGAGAGGCTGGCGCGGGAGTGCGGCATACCGCTGACCACCCTCGACGAGCACCCCGAAATCGACGTCACAATTGATGGCGCGGACGAGGTGGACCCGCGGCTGAACCTCGTCAAGGGCCTCGGAGGCGCCCTCCTGCGCGAGAAGCTCGTGGCCCTCGCGACGAGGAGGGAGGTCATCGTCGTGGACGGCTCCAAGCTCGTTGAGAGGCTAGGGACCAGGGCCCCCGTGCCTGTCGAGGTCGTCAGGTTCGGCCACACGCTGACCGCGCGCAGGCTGGCGGCGCTGGGCTGCGCGCCCGCGCTGAGGATGGCGGGGGGCGGGTCCGCGGCCGGGGGCCCATACGTGACCGACAACGGGAACCTCATCTACGACTGCCGCTTCGCCGGCATCCCAGACCCGGCGCGGCTCGAGAGGGAGCTGCGCGCCGTTCCGGGCGTTGTGGAGAGCGGAATCTTCGTCGGGCTGGCGCATCTGGTGATTGTGGCCTCCGCGGAGGGGGTCAGGGAGATTCGCAGGCCGGAGGAGTGA
- a CDS encoding CARDB domain-containing protein yields the protein MNGSRRISVAAALLILLLLQAPAAAPLSADGALSGAVPVECHPAPSGASGGGRSAAPGALAGSPPGEFPAAVSSGQPPLSARLKGAQGAGRAGEGAFTPGGPAGPSSPGNSAGQCGSRDVESREAGGPAGTSGTGGASAAVSGPAEVWSGARPAGAAGARVPAPEEQARAARRETRAPGPDVAVVSISFRGPNPAAGIYGAAMAGRPTELVVTVRNGGPDPAPATDVYVRILDYFGNLMNERSSTIPAIQPGAEEEVSWVWTPAYVTTVSVNATASTAGDTNTSNNGLLLTGVPVALWIDPCDAQGGWSGDIGPGRWQLVSEVVNDPDPSAHSAPTAWYCGGTGAYSNNLDASLITPPLDLTRMNPNYYILFNFNYYGRSQPPDGLETYITDDGGATWYPLFATLSGTRNSDGWYDWVSHWSDYNGNGIADPGEPHEKGLDIMKFCGKVVRIKLRFVSDQNFNDLGFYVDDFVLRGTGNLNDVALLNISAPDVDRLGAAQTFRTAIRNIGQSQQEPFTVYFNISDGTTMSREAPALAPGETAVLEWGWTPSQPGDYTARCTILPSPDEVPGDNSLWRPIHVSSRPTGILLVDDDSGPGNNGALRTYLQADVERAMMDALAPLDFDVYLVANDGDGPGAHILSRYGAVVWLTGFDDCYTSKSGTLSAQDLSSLSSYLDAGGKLWLVSFEAMWDVWTVMGRSDFGRSYLRVTSFSNLEDDRGLPSYLEGVEGDPITGGLSFQTSGAPAGLWDKSDILMNASDSPGIFYQSQYDRHPITGPFNALRYSGRFRLVFLAFEFSFLTDPSERSLLASRVMEWLWSGARLEPGPGGLEKTVLPGEFVRYNLSLVNPEPRGFLIEFLAPSPPSPGWSARTIPQVTGGEPVVEVPASGSLDIALEVGAPASAPAGKLELVTVQVRLLQNPYTLAITARTTVLGVAGVNLSCERPVAIAAPGDEVSFSVLVRNTGNHDSMINLSLGGEAAGWSRLSRSQVFVSGGGTAYVQLTAAVPGDTLAGQHTVTMHARAQQGGSYAEASLVLTIQVNATRLLKIERVAGAAPLNTALSLQTFLRVEVGNYGNVRECATVSLRAGFQGASGWSLPPESVELAPFERGRAVSLSIGVPREAPAGYYELTVRLEAPGDVRDERPVTLGLVRPDLRISPEDVAVSPPSPVVGEEFEVSITVHNGGGGEARVVPIAILLNGDRISSLVLTQPILPGGAATASTFLTAIRYGENELEVVLDPGDEVLETDETNNAASLRFYGRQPDLSPGAMALRPVGGPPSPSNRSVVPGLVEIAVQIMNTGPYCSDARSVEVSFSVDGQPLETVTVSVPAGGRTEASVIWSAKRGTHTLKVVIDRANRVAELSEDNNELELTVSVAEPGAGPAPDITGWLLLAAGALALLIVLSAIALRSRSAREMEWWGRGEEE from the coding sequence ATGAACGGTTCCCGCAGAATTTCCGTGGCGGCCGCGCTTCTGATTCTGCTGCTCCTCCAGGCGCCCGCAGCGGCTCCGCTTTCGGCGGATGGAGCCCTCTCCGGCGCGGTCCCGGTTGAATGTCACCCAGCTCCCTCCGGAGCTTCTGGCGGCGGACGCTCCGCGGCGCCGGGCGCGCTCGCCGGTTCGCCTCCCGGCGAATTCCCCGCGGCGGTCTCCTCGGGCCAGCCACCCCTCTCCGCTCGTCTAAAGGGCGCGCAGGGCGCCGGGAGGGCCGGCGAGGGCGCCTTCACCCCGGGCGGGCCCGCGGGGCCTTCTTCTCCCGGCAACAGTGCGGGCCAGTGCGGCTCAAGGGATGTTGAGAGCCGGGAGGCCGGCGGCCCCGCAGGGACGTCGGGGACAGGCGGTGCGTCGGCCGCCGTCAGCGGCCCAGCCGAGGTCTGGAGCGGCGCAAGGCCGGCGGGGGCCGCAGGCGCGCGAGTCCCGGCCCCGGAGGAGCAGGCGCGCGCCGCGCGCCGCGAGACGCGCGCCCCGGGCCCGGACGTCGCCGTCGTGTCCATATCTTTCAGAGGCCCCAACCCGGCGGCGGGCATCTACGGCGCCGCTATGGCCGGGAGGCCCACGGAGCTCGTCGTCACTGTCAGGAACGGCGGCCCGGACCCAGCGCCCGCGACTGACGTTTATGTGAGAATTCTGGACTACTTCGGAAACCTGATGAACGAGCGCTCCTCGACCATTCCCGCGATTCAGCCTGGCGCGGAGGAGGAGGTGTCGTGGGTCTGGACCCCGGCCTACGTGACGACGGTCAGCGTCAACGCTACCGCGAGCACCGCCGGCGACACCAACACAAGCAACAACGGGCTCCTGCTCACCGGCGTCCCCGTGGCGCTCTGGATTGACCCCTGTGACGCGCAGGGCGGCTGGAGCGGCGACATTGGGCCCGGCAGGTGGCAGCTGGTCAGCGAGGTCGTGAACGACCCGGACCCGTCGGCCCACAGCGCCCCGACGGCGTGGTACTGCGGGGGCACGGGGGCCTACTCCAACAATCTCGATGCCTCCCTCATCACCCCCCCTCTCGACCTGACGAGGATGAACCCGAACTACTACATCCTGTTCAACTTCAACTACTACGGGAGGTCCCAGCCGCCCGACGGGCTCGAGACATACATCACTGACGACGGCGGCGCCACTTGGTACCCGCTCTTCGCCACTCTCAGCGGCACGCGGAATTCCGACGGCTGGTACGACTGGGTCTCGCACTGGTCGGACTACAACGGTAACGGCATTGCGGACCCGGGGGAGCCGCACGAGAAGGGGCTGGACATAATGAAGTTCTGCGGTAAGGTGGTCAGAATAAAGCTCAGGTTCGTCTCCGACCAGAACTTCAACGACCTCGGCTTCTATGTGGACGACTTCGTGCTCAGGGGCACGGGCAACCTGAACGACGTGGCGCTCCTGAACATCTCGGCCCCCGACGTCGACAGGCTGGGCGCCGCACAGACCTTCAGGACCGCGATCCGGAACATCGGCCAGAGCCAGCAGGAGCCGTTTACAGTGTACTTCAACATCAGCGACGGGACGACGATGAGTCGCGAGGCCCCCGCGCTCGCTCCCGGGGAGACGGCGGTGCTCGAGTGGGGCTGGACCCCATCGCAGCCCGGCGACTACACCGCGAGGTGCACCATCCTCCCCTCCCCCGACGAGGTGCCCGGCGACAACTCCCTCTGGAGGCCCATCCACGTTTCCTCACGGCCTACAGGCATCCTCCTCGTGGACGATGACAGCGGGCCTGGGAACAACGGCGCCCTCAGGACCTATCTCCAGGCGGACGTCGAGAGGGCGATGATGGACGCGCTCGCGCCCCTCGACTTCGATGTGTATCTGGTCGCCAACGACGGCGACGGCCCCGGTGCCCACATTCTCTCGAGGTACGGCGCGGTGGTCTGGCTCACGGGCTTCGACGACTGCTACACCAGCAAATCGGGCACGCTCTCGGCGCAGGACCTCTCCAGCCTATCGTCCTATCTTGATGCCGGGGGCAAGCTATGGCTCGTCTCCTTCGAGGCGATGTGGGACGTCTGGACGGTGATGGGCAGGAGCGACTTTGGAAGGAGCTACCTGCGCGTCACCTCTTTCTCGAACCTCGAGGACGACCGCGGGCTACCCTCCTATCTCGAGGGCGTCGAGGGGGATCCCATCACCGGCGGCCTCTCCTTCCAGACGTCGGGCGCTCCGGCGGGCCTCTGGGACAAGTCCGACATTCTCATGAACGCCTCCGACTCTCCGGGAATATTCTACCAGAGCCAGTACGACAGGCACCCCATCACGGGCCCCTTCAACGCCCTCCGCTATTCGGGGCGGTTCAGGCTTGTCTTCCTCGCATTCGAGTTCTCCTTCCTGACGGACCCTTCGGAGAGAAGCCTCCTCGCGTCGAGAGTGATGGAGTGGCTCTGGAGCGGCGCGAGGCTCGAGCCCGGCCCCGGCGGCCTCGAGAAGACGGTCCTACCCGGCGAGTTCGTCCGCTACAACCTAAGCCTAGTCAACCCGGAGCCCCGGGGGTTTCTCATCGAGTTCCTAGCACCCTCCCCGCCCTCTCCTGGCTGGAGCGCCCGGACCATACCTCAGGTCACCGGGGGCGAGCCGGTGGTCGAGGTCCCGGCCTCCGGCTCCCTCGATATCGCGCTCGAGGTCGGCGCGCCGGCTAGTGCGCCGGCGGGGAAGCTGGAGCTCGTCACGGTCCAGGTGCGTCTCCTCCAGAACCCCTACACCCTCGCGATAACCGCCCGGACCACCGTCCTCGGCGTAGCCGGCGTGAACCTCTCCTGCGAGAGGCCAGTGGCGATTGCCGCGCCCGGCGATGAGGTTTCGTTCTCCGTTCTGGTCAGGAACACGGGTAACCACGACAGCATGATCAACCTCTCCCTCGGCGGCGAGGCCGCGGGCTGGAGCCGCCTCTCGAGGTCACAGGTCTTCGTCTCCGGAGGTGGGACGGCCTATGTCCAGCTCACCGCCGCCGTCCCGGGGGACACGCTTGCGGGTCAGCACACCGTGACTATGCACGCCCGCGCGCAGCAAGGCGGGAGCTACGCCGAGGCCTCACTGGTCCTGACGATTCAGGTCAACGCCACCCGTCTCCTGAAGATAGAGAGGGTCGCAGGCGCGGCGCCCCTGAACACGGCCCTCAGCCTCCAGACCTTCCTCAGGGTCGAGGTCGGCAACTACGGGAATGTGAGGGAGTGCGCCACAGTCTCGCTCAGGGCGGGATTTCAGGGTGCCTCCGGCTGGAGCCTGCCGCCCGAGAGCGTCGAGCTAGCGCCCTTCGAGAGGGGCCGCGCGGTCTCCCTGTCCATCGGAGTCCCGCGCGAAGCGCCCGCGGGCTACTACGAGCTGACCGTCCGGCTCGAGGCCCCGGGCGACGTGAGGGACGAGCGCCCCGTCACGCTGGGCCTCGTCCGCCCGGACCTCCGGATATCCCCGGAGGACGTCGCCGTCTCCCCGCCCTCGCCCGTCGTCGGGGAGGAGTTCGAGGTCTCCATCACGGTCCACAACGGCGGCGGGGGCGAGGCGCGCGTGGTCCCCATCGCCATCCTGCTGAACGGAGACAGAATCTCATCGCTGGTCCTGACGCAGCCCATCCTGCCGGGCGGCGCGGCCACGGCCTCCACGTTCCTCACGGCGATCAGGTACGGCGAGAACGAGCTCGAGGTCGTGCTCGACCCCGGCGACGAAGTCCTCGAGACCGACGAGACCAACAACGCTGCCTCGCTCCGCTTCTATGGCCGCCAGCCCGACCTCTCGCCCGGCGCCATGGCGCTCAGGCCCGTCGGAGGCCCCCCCTCCCCGTCGAACAGGAGCGTGGTCCCCGGGCTGGTCGAGATAGCTGTTCAGATTATGAACACAGGCCCCTACTGCAGCGACGCGCGCAGCGTCGAGGTGAGCTTCAGCGTGGACGGCCAGCCCCTCGAGACGGTGACCGTGTCCGTCCCCGCCGGCGGCCGGACGGAAGCGAGCGTGATATGGAGCGCGAAGAGGGGCACCCACACGCTGAAGGTCGTCATCGACCGCGCGAACAGGGTGGCGGAGCTCTCGGAGGACAACAATGAGCTGGAACTCACCGTGAGCGTCGCAGAGCCCGGTGCAGGACCCGCTCCGGACATCACGGGATGGCTCCTCCTCGCCGCGGGCGCGTTGGCGCTCCTCATCGTTCTCTCGGCTATAGCGCTCCGGAGCCGTAGTGCCCGTGAAATGGAGTGGTGGGGGCGGGGCGAGGAGGAGTAG
- a CDS encoding DUF1616 domain-containing protein, translated as MELGPVEVLRIIFGLLLIFFLPGYLLVKSLFPGRNELDKEYNIIYEIGLGMGLSIVIAILVGFFLGSLHQLIGFRYVDGKEKGYFDTPYIVASLLLICLLLFVAAWYRGAFPWMGKLHPVLARVPASEKPEARKKRMDALILKLWDLSKERERLRREVRLCERRYRSHGRRMREHYKKKLEETRERLARVDAEMRELEEQRAQELAGVEDEKGEAEEGERSALGGGARGDTTEGRRGRWLPWLGARKERKREEGARPGGGEGTPDGKAAGAAAHPGGAEEGAASEPGGAAPPAAEEE; from the coding sequence ATGGAGCTCGGGCCCGTCGAGGTGCTGCGGATAATATTCGGCCTCCTGCTCATCTTCTTCCTTCCGGGCTACCTCCTCGTCAAGTCGCTCTTCCCCGGCAGGAACGAGCTGGACAAGGAATATAACATTATTTATGAAATCGGGCTGGGCATGGGCCTGAGCATCGTCATCGCGATTCTGGTCGGCTTCTTTCTCGGCTCCCTGCACCAGCTCATCGGCTTCAGATACGTTGACGGGAAGGAGAAGGGCTACTTCGACACGCCCTACATCGTCGCCAGCCTCCTCCTTATATGCCTGCTCCTCTTCGTCGCCGCTTGGTACCGGGGCGCTTTTCCATGGATGGGAAAGCTCCACCCGGTCCTCGCCCGGGTCCCGGCGTCCGAGAAGCCGGAGGCGCGCAAGAAGCGCATGGACGCCCTGATTCTCAAGCTCTGGGACCTCTCGAAGGAGAGGGAGAGGCTTAGGAGGGAGGTGAGGCTCTGCGAGCGCAGGTACAGGAGCCACGGGCGCAGGATGAGGGAGCACTATAAGAAGAAGCTCGAGGAGACCCGCGAGAGGCTGGCGAGGGTGGACGCGGAGATGAGGGAGCTCGAGGAGCAGCGCGCTCAGGAGCTCGCGGGCGTGGAGGACGAGAAGGGAGAGGCGGAGGAGGGTGAGAGGAGCGCGCTGGGCGGCGGCGCGCGCGGTGATACCACTGAGGGGAGGCGGGGGAGATGGCTTCCGTGGCTTGGGGCGCGCAAGGAGAGGAAAAGGGAGGAGGGGGCCCGCCCCGGAGGAGGGGAGGGGACCCCCGACGGAAAAGCGGCGGGAGCGGCGGCCCACCCCGGAGGGGCGGAGGAGGGGGCCGCGTCTGAACCGGGCGGGGCCGCCCCGCCGGCCGCGGAGGAAGAGTAG
- the pth2 gene encoding peptidyl-tRNA hydrolase Pth2: protein MADFQYKMVVVARQDLRLSAGKLAVQVAHAAVSCALQAKKYSPEEFKAWYDEGQRKVVLKVPDLKALQELKLEAEAFGLVTCLVTDAGLTEVPPGTVTVLGIGPAKEKEVDRVTGSLALL from the coding sequence ATGGCGGATTTCCAGTACAAGATGGTCGTGGTCGCGAGGCAGGACCTGAGGCTCTCGGCGGGCAAGCTGGCGGTGCAGGTCGCACACGCCGCTGTGAGCTGCGCCCTTCAGGCGAAGAAGTACTCGCCCGAAGAATTCAAGGCGTGGTACGACGAGGGCCAGAGGAAGGTTGTGCTGAAGGTTCCGGACCTGAAGGCCCTGCAGGAGCTCAAGCTCGAGGCCGAGGCTTTCGGGCTCGTCACCTGTCTGGTCACGGACGCGGGCCTGACAGAGGTCCCGCCGGGCACTGTGACGGTGCTGGGCATCGGGCCGGCGAAGGAGAAGGAGGTGGACAGGGTCACGGGGAGCCTCGCGCTGCTCTGA
- a CDS encoding DUF99 family protein, translating into MKPQFRVLGIDDGPFAFTDERAVVVGVVARKGYVDAVLRTDVAVDGDDATSVLAELVLGSGYADQLEAVMIDGACLGGFNVVDIEELHRRTSLPVITVTRDRPDMEKIREALGKLGTSPGRGRRRAANWRERLERLERTRLVEVRTGHRPLFIGFAGVGEAEAKGLVRASVVRGALPEPLRLAHMIARAIARGSSGRMHSRT; encoded by the coding sequence ATGAAGCCCCAGTTCAGAGTGCTTGGCATCGACGACGGGCCCTTCGCGTTCACCGACGAGAGGGCTGTGGTCGTCGGCGTCGTGGCGAGGAAGGGATACGTGGACGCCGTTCTGAGGACGGACGTGGCCGTGGACGGCGACGACGCCACCTCCGTGCTAGCGGAGCTCGTTCTCGGCTCGGGCTACGCGGACCAGCTCGAGGCCGTCATGATTGATGGGGCATGTCTGGGCGGCTTCAATGTGGTTGATATCGAGGAGCTGCACAGGAGAACCTCCCTCCCTGTCATCACAGTCACGCGCGACAGGCCCGACATGGAGAAAATCAGGGAGGCTCTCGGGAAGCTCGGGACCTCGCCCGGCCGCGGCCGCAGGCGCGCCGCGAACTGGAGGGAGAGGCTCGAGAGGCTCGAGAGGACGAGGCTCGTCGAGGTGCGCACGGGGCACAGGCCCCTGTTCATCGGATTCGCGGGCGTCGGGGAGGCGGAGGCGAAGGGGCTCGTGCGCGCCTCTGTCGTCAGGGGCGCGCTCCCGGAGCCGCTCAGGCTTGCGCACATGATAGCGAGGGCCATCGCACGGGGGAGCTCGGGCCGGATGCACTCACGAACGTGA
- a CDS encoding serpin family protein — protein MSLKTALFAILVCGVLLTAGATYTFLRPQARTGKAPAGPAEPENDLPSPANLQELVNASNRFALELYAGLSNGGENIFFSPYSIFTALGMTYEGARNRTAEEIRAVLHLPADNQTRWSLFKALIERLSAGGAGCNLSTANAMWIQRDFNILSDYVNTVQTYYRASAFSVDYARAAEEARQRINSWVEDQTGGRIKDLIPQGILNPLTRLVLTNAIYFRGDWLKRFNESLTEEKDFHPRPGESVRVDMMARKDEKSVFNYTSVDGIQILEMPYAGGKLSMLVLLPGPGEMEGLEAKLSPRKLEEWRSKLRERRVDVFFPKFRLERRYFLNDNLSRMGMPTAFSMDSDFSGIDGAQDLYIAAVIHQAFVSVDERGTEAAGATAVVIEYRNAPVEPAVPVFNADHPFVFIIQDRETGSILFMGKVVDPTK, from the coding sequence ATGAGCCTGAAAACCGCCCTCTTCGCCATCCTCGTCTGCGGAGTTCTTTTGACCGCCGGGGCGACCTATACCTTCCTGCGGCCGCAGGCCAGGACCGGAAAAGCGCCTGCGGGGCCCGCGGAGCCGGAAAATGACCTGCCCTCCCCGGCGAACCTGCAGGAGCTGGTCAACGCCAGCAACCGGTTCGCGCTGGAGCTATATGCCGGGCTGAGCAATGGCGGCGAAAACATCTTCTTCTCGCCATACAGCATCTTCACCGCGCTCGGGATGACCTATGAGGGGGCGCGGAACAGGACGGCGGAAGAGATTCGCGCCGTCCTCCACCTCCCCGCGGACAACCAGACCCGCTGGTCGCTCTTCAAAGCGCTCATCGAGCGCCTGAGCGCCGGGGGCGCGGGCTGCAACCTCTCCACCGCAAACGCGATGTGGATACAGCGGGACTTCAATATCCTAAGCGATTATGTGAACACGGTCCAGACCTACTATAGGGCCAGCGCATTCAGCGTTGATTATGCCCGGGCCGCGGAGGAGGCGAGGCAGAGAATCAACTCGTGGGTCGAGGACCAGACCGGCGGCAGAATAAAGGATTTGATTCCTCAGGGCATCCTCAACCCGCTCACGCGCCTAGTCCTGACGAACGCGATCTACTTCAGGGGCGACTGGCTGAAGCGGTTCAACGAGTCCCTGACTGAGGAAAAGGACTTCCACCCCCGGCCGGGCGAGAGCGTCAGGGTCGATATGATGGCGCGGAAGGACGAGAAATCGGTCTTCAACTACACCTCCGTGGACGGCATCCAGATTCTCGAGATGCCCTACGCCGGCGGGAAACTATCCATGCTCGTCCTCCTACCCGGGCCGGGAGAGATGGAGGGGCTGGAGGCAAAGCTGAGCCCGCGGAAGCTGGAGGAGTGGAGGTCGAAGCTGAGGGAGCGGCGCGTCGACGTTTTCTTCCCAAAGTTCAGGCTCGAGAGGAGGTACTTCCTGAATGATAATCTTTCGAGAATGGGCATGCCGACCGCTTTCAGCATGGATTCGGACTTCTCTGGAATCGACGGCGCTCAGGACCTCTACATAGCAGCGGTGATTCATCAGGCCTTCGTCTCCGTTGATGAGAGGGGAACGGAGGCCGCGGGGGCGACGGCGGTGGTCATCGAGTACAGGAACGCCCCCGTCGAGCCCGCGGTTCCCGTATTCAACGCCGACCACCCGTTCGTATTCATCATTCAGGACAGGGAGACCGGCAGCATCCTCTTCATGGGGAAGGTGGTTGACCCGACGAAGTGA
- a CDS encoding DUF5611 family protein encodes MQDYEIRRGHQKNLEAGGLRAMMQEAFGNVTKEGGALVSSYGAIERLTVVWDGGGVLKVETKMNPSVPPDVASSTIKAYNAFLERATGFTAKERAKKLQKRAREGKL; translated from the coding sequence ATGCAGGACTACGAGATTCGGCGTGGGCACCAGAAGAATCTCGAGGCCGGGGGGCTGAGGGCGATGATGCAGGAGGCCTTCGGCAATGTGACCAAGGAGGGCGGGGCCCTGGTCTCGAGCTACGGGGCCATTGAGAGGCTGACGGTGGTCTGGGACGGTGGGGGTGTGCTGAAGGTCGAGACGAAAATGAACCCCTCCGTCCCGCCCGACGTCGCCTCGAGCACGATAAAGGCCTACAACGCCTTCCTCGAGCGCGCCACCGGCTTCACGGCGAAGGAGCGCGCGAAAAAGCTTCAGAAGAGGGCAAGGGAAGGGAAATTGTAG
- a CDS encoding orotate phosphoribosyltransferase — MSIVGTCHLCGRPAMLSCPLCGRVVCNQCLDAGGRVCRMCRRKLDSQLNSDDIMG, encoded by the coding sequence ATGAGCATTGTGGGGACCTGCCACCTCTGCGGCCGGCCGGCCATGCTCTCCTGCCCCCTTTGCGGGCGGGTTGTCTGCAACCAATGCCTTGACGCCGGCGGCAGGGTTTGCAGGATGTGCCGCAGGAAGCTGGATTCTCAGTTAAACTCCGACGACATAATGGGATGA